From a single Miscanthus floridulus cultivar M001 chromosome 8, ASM1932011v1, whole genome shotgun sequence genomic region:
- the LOC136475267 gene encoding uncharacterized protein isoform X1: MAGGDRRGSLAPSSSGSGSGRRKPEHERWPRSPAWSRPLSDSGGGRRRRSSSSSSSSLRSLFCSVGVWFSSVSTASSSSSASASMKRRSRDAALAGDAGAKKSPVPGYAGTKTSVRGLYSGGGHANGREHRPSFQSSVFSIEEILTATNNFSLALKIGQGGFDAVYKVISEPSHSAAPSPGFPFLHPQSASRIFGLIGSS; encoded by the exons ATGGCCGGGGGAGACCGACGCGGGAGCCTGGCCCCGTCgtcgtcggggtcggggtcggggaGGCGGAAGCCGGAGCACGAGCGGTGGCCGCGGAGCCCGGCGTGGTCGCGCCCGCTGTCCGACAGTGGCGGAGGCCGTCGCCGcagaagcagctcctcctcctcctcgtccttgaGGTCCCTGTTCTGTTCCGTCGGGGTGTGGTTCAGCTCGGTCTCcaccgcgtcgtcgtcgtcgtccgcgtCCGCGTCCATGAAGCGGAGGAGCAGGGACGCCGCGCTGGCGGGTGACGCCGGGGCTAAGAAGTCGCCTG TGCCGGGGTACGCCGGGACGAAGACCTCTGTGCGCGGGCTGTACAGCGGCGGTGGCCATGCCAACGGCAGGGAGCACCGGCCGTCGTTCCAGAGCTCCGTCTTCTCCATCGAGGAGATCCTCACCGCCACCAACAACTTCTCGCTGGCGCTCAAGATCGGGCAGGGCGGCTTCGACGCCGTCTACAAGGTGATTTCTGAGCCGTCTCACAGCGCCGCCCCTTCCCCAGGGTTCCCCTTCCTCCACCCCCAATCGGCGTCGAGGATCTTCGGCCTCATCGGCTCATCCTGA
- the LOC136475267 gene encoding uncharacterized protein isoform X2, with translation MAGGDRRGSLAPSSSGSGSGRRKPEHERWPRSPAWSRPLSDSGGGRRRRSSSSSSSSLRSLFCSVGVWFSSVSTASSSSSASASMKRRSRDAALAGDAGAKKSPVPGYAGTKTSVRGLYSGGGHANGREHRPSFQSSVFSIEEILTATNNFSLALKIGQGGFDAVYKILS, from the exons ATGGCCGGGGGAGACCGACGCGGGAGCCTGGCCCCGTCgtcgtcggggtcggggtcggggaGGCGGAAGCCGGAGCACGAGCGGTGGCCGCGGAGCCCGGCGTGGTCGCGCCCGCTGTCCGACAGTGGCGGAGGCCGTCGCCGcagaagcagctcctcctcctcctcgtccttgaGGTCCCTGTTCTGTTCCGTCGGGGTGTGGTTCAGCTCGGTCTCcaccgcgtcgtcgtcgtcgtccgcgtCCGCGTCCATGAAGCGGAGGAGCAGGGACGCCGCGCTGGCGGGTGACGCCGGGGCTAAGAAGTCGCCTG TGCCGGGGTACGCCGGGACGAAGACCTCTGTGCGCGGGCTGTACAGCGGCGGTGGCCATGCCAACGGCAGGGAGCACCGGCCGTCGTTCCAGAGCTCCGTCTTCTCCATCGAGGAGATCCTCACCGCCACCAACAACTTCTCGCTGGCGCTCAAGATCGGGCAGGGCGGCTTCGACGCCGTCTACAAG ATCCTGTCATGA